The segment CAGGAATCTATGTGCTCATTACTGTTCTATCACAGtgaaaatttataaagaaaaaagttaagaGAGGGAGGGCTTACTTGATCCTTATTATCAGGTCCCATTGCTGAGGACCTTGAGTGATGCTGAAATATGGCAGGAGAATTTGGTGGAGAATAGCATCTTACCAATTGGTGAACAGGAAGtagaaaaggaaagacaaaggACCAAGTAGAATGGAAGTAGGAAGACCGAGGAAGGAAACTAGCTGCAAGGATAGGATCCCAGTGACTGACTTAGCTCACCATGTTTTACATGTTAAATACTACTACTAACTGGAGAACAGGCCTTGGACACATGAGCCTGCGGGTAACATTACATATTCAAAATAAATCTGGAAGGGGGTGATCTCTAACTTAttgagctgggattataggttttATTTTGACATCCATAGAAAACCATGAGTGTAAAGACTATCCTTGAtgttatttattgtatataaattTGCTTGCTAATTTCTATGGGCCAACTGACTCATAGTCCATTTCATTATAATGCTATGAAATTAGGGTACTGTGCTATCTTAACATTAGtagaaatgatagaagaaaatgaaacctAGCCAGATTTAAATTATCAGTCTTTATAATGATTAATACAGTTCCactggctggtgtgtgtgtgtgtgtgtgtgtgtgtgtgtgtgtgtgtgtgtgtgtgtgtttgtgtgtattcaaTCACAGTTGAATATAGTTTTAGTGTCATGTATTGTAGGTATGGATACTGAATTGAGATCTTCTCACCTAATCGGTAGTATCAATCGAAATGATATGGTATACTTACTATCTTACACATTGATGTAAACATTACTGTGAAATGTAGAAGCAAAATGAATtttccacttttttctttttcatatagaCTAGTAATTCTAGCTTTTATATACTGACTCAAAGTAATGCTTAGCAGTGTAATTTTAGATTTCTTCGtcttcaattaaaataaatgtgttaatCATTCCTTCAAAGTCTAGAATGTGAATTTTTATATGCATTGTTCTAAGAAAAAGTTTGCATCTAGTAAAACTATGATAAAGTAAATACATTAAAGCACAGTATTCAAACTGATGCCCCTTCATGTGGAAGATCTTTGAGGCTTGGTCTGGAATGGCATGAGGAGCACTTAGTAGGTAATCTTGCAGAAATATCCTTGGATGAAATTCGTGTcatttggtcttcttgtgggattcctaacagaaGAAGTAGGGGCTGTTTCAGATGCTTTTGCCTACTAATGGGACCTATTTccttctactgggttgccttgtccagctttaatatgaggggaggtacctagtcttattgtatcttgatATGATATGTTTGATTGTTATTCCTGGGAGGTCTACCAGGTTTTGGAGGGAAACTGAGAAGAATGGATGCGGAAGaaatgtgggggttgggagagTGACTGAAAGGAGATGAGAGAAGGGAAACTGTGGTAACATATGAGAGAATACAAACTGTAAAACAGGTGGTGTAAGGAGGGCTGGCTGTAAGTACCGATGGCACAAGCCAGGGAGGTTATTAGTATCACGGCTTCTGGCTTGCACACCCCTCAGAGTAGGTAGCTAAAAACAGGACAGTTAAGAGTATCAGATATGCAGATAACAAAGAGCTCAAAACCACTTCAGTGTCCTCTTTTGTAAGTTGCATACAGGTACTGTAAGCAAAGCATTTTGCATCTGAATGTCTGGAGCTTCTGACTACATAGCTCTATAGGGAAACTGTTAGATCCCTGACTCTGGCTTTGGGGACCCTTGGAACTCTGGTGCTAGTCCATTACTGGCCTTGCCAAGCATAATTCTAATAAGGAACAGATGATTATCACTCTTTGTTCTATCCACAGGACCCAAAGGACTTTTGGCCCTATTTAGTTCCCAATAATGGTACAATGGTGAACAGAACCAGGTGGTTAGAGACAGCAGAATGACAGTAACCACTCTGAGAGTGCAGAAGCTAaagtaatgggaggaggaagtTTTGAGCATAGCATGTTGGTATAGGAACAAGAGTCTGTACTAAATACCAGGTAGAGTGTCTCCAATTTCAGCACTACCTGTGTAACACCAATTGTCATATTGACAATATCAAATATAACCACAGAAAAGGCCATGAGAAATGGATCATGGTCTAATATGTTACATATCTGTATGAGCATAGTCACTTGTTCATAGTAGGTGTAAGAGACAATATGGCTTAGGCAGATGGGCATCCAGGAGAACATGAGTGGGAAGCAGATAGTCACATAGCAGCACAAGGTCAGGGCCATGACCACACCAGACTCCACAGAAGAAAAGGCATGTGTGAAGAACACCTGGATGAGGCAGGCATTGTATTCATTCTCATGATCATGAAACCAGAGTATGGCCAGCATTTTATGTTGTGTGGAGGAGGACAGGATCAGGTCAGTAGTAGCCAGCATGGCCAGAAAAAGATACATGGGCCCTGGCAGAACATGGTCAATTTGGATTATGTATAGGATGATGATATTTCCAGTCACTGCCACAACATACATgacacagaaaggaaaagcagCCCAGAATTGATAATTTTCTAGTCCTGGGATTCCAAGCAAGATGACAGATGTGGAGTGGGAAGCCAACCTGAGAGAATGTGTCATATTTTCTGTGTGGTGAAGTTACTCTGCTCTCTGAGGATTAGAACAGCCAAGATGTGGATGATTATTTGTACTTGTGTAATATTACGATTTTATTCAATAGTAAATTATAGTAAAAATCATCTTTTATAATAGTATTTTATAACATATAATTATGCTACTTAATATTTTTCAGTACTTGTAACACTTAAAATATTAGAACATTTCAGAATCAGGTTAATTATTTCCTAAAGCAAAAGATTTTCCTGTAAATAGAATCCATTAAGTGAAAACAAGCATGACAAATTAgttataaacaattttgtcattttctttttgacaaaatacttggtctttctttatctctgtgctgagtcttttGGGCAATGGTAGCTCGTGATAgggaagaagaatgaaataagGGATCATAGTAATTTATTCTCATATTACCTTTGGTtatttagcacagttttcattttgaTTCTAGCCTAAGGAAAAAAGGAACCATTTCTGTATTTACAATTATACTTAGTGTATTTAATGAAAATTTGAGAACATGAATATCTTATGCTTTGTGAGTAAGccactctttttatttattttttttctggtagtTGAAATGGTGATTTATTAACTTCATAATTTCTTCTGTGTTTATCAGCTAACCTTCTAATATGAAGAAGAGCTGTATCTTCtccctttcattttattttattttttatttcttttatttttttatagtcaAGTTGCTACCCTCCTCttggtctgccctcccacagttccacatcccattcctcctcactCCTGTttctaagaggatgtccccacccaccaGGCCTCCCTACTCTCTGGGGCTCATGTCTCTAGAAGGTTAGACAcatctttcactgaggccagagcagTTAGTCCTCTGCTGCATGTATGCTGGGGGCCTTGGGTCAGCCTGtgttgctgcctggttggtggctcagtgtctgagagatctcaagggtctaggttagttgagactcctggtcttcttatggggttgccctcctcctcagcttcttccagccttttcctaattcaatcCCAGGGGTTCCTGATTTcagggtataaatatctgcatctgtctctgtcagcttctttttgggcctctcaaaggacagccaggctaggctcctgtctgtaagcacaccatagcatcagtaatagtcacaggccttggtgcctccccttgagatgtattcccaagttgggcctgtcactggatcccctttccatcagtctcttctccatttttgtccctgcagttctttgagacaggaaaaattctgagtcagagtttttgactgagGGATGGCCAccccttcacttgatgccctatctttctactggaggtagactctacaagctTCCTCTCTCCACTCTAGGccatttcatctaaagtccctccctttgagttctgaaattctctcacctcccaggtctctcatacattctagagggtcctcccatcTCCCACTCAGAGCTTgcatttccattcattttgctggccctcaaggcttcTTTCCTGCTTTTCCCAGAAGGAGAATTAGGGAACCTAATTGagtttcccttctcccctccccccatctcccattcatgtccctccctccctctgacacCTGTGATTACATTCTCTATAAATCAATGACTTTCTCTGCCTTGGTACAAAAAGAGTCACAGACACATTAGTACCTGTCTGCAGCTATATTCTGAAACTTCAACTTGACTTTGACTTGCTGACTAGTTTATTGATGTCCTGGATAGTAAATTACCCAAGTGACGACTTTGAACCTGATGCTCTGCCTAACACATCTCTTCCTGATAAAAAGAAAGTTGGATAAATTTATAGTGAGCAAAATATATCAAGTAAAGGCTCTTATTTAGATGCAACAGATCCATTAACTGATTAACAATATCACCAATGAGAACCCTTCCTCCTAATagctctcaactcccctcccccgccccactTGAGCTATACTCATTAGAGTTAAGGCCATTTCTCACACTAGAAATTACAGAGGAATTTATTGAATGCCAACTTGCTTCATGCTGCTTGTTTCTTTATATCTGAGCTCTTCAAGAAATGCAGCTTGTCACAACGCTTTAGAACATAGGTGACATGTGACTTAGTTCTTACCCAGTATCTTTTCTCTTAGTCTTTGCTGCCCTGTGCCTGTGTTTGGGAGTCTCAAAAACCTTCAGGTGAAAACAGAACCTTACTGTCTCCTTTTAAAAACGTTGGCAGTCTAGCAAACGTTTCATTTCATAGGTCTCAAGAATCCTAAAAGGGTTTCTTCAAGGTGAAATGGATATCTTTTCTTTGCTTAGTTCCCCTCATTCATAGTGGCTGAGATCCGACATGCACATCATCTGAAGCTCAGGAATTCTGCTCTGCTTCCATTTACGAGATGCAATCTTCTGATTAAACCAGAGGGGGCATACTTCCCTACCCCTGGCCACTGTATGTTACTCTCTGTTTGTGGGAATAGCCACCAAGATAAAGAATGATTTGAACAAGCATACTTAAATTGTATTCATTTTGCCCTGCCCCGCACCCTCCAGGCACTCGACTAGATAGATGCTGACTAAAGATGCAactactttctccacatcctcaccacaaCAGTCTCATCTATAACAGCCAGAagcgggaaagaacccagatgcccctcaacagaggaatggatacagaaaatgtggtacatttggagtactactcagctgttaaaaatgtcttcatgaaattcataggcaaatagatggacctagaaaatatcgttctgagtgaggtaacccaatcacaaaaaaccacacatggcatgctaactgataactggatattagccccaaagctcagattacccaagattaaatccacagaccacatgaagctcaagaagaaggacacccaaagtacagatgcttcagtccttcttagaagggggagcaaaaatattcatcagagaaaatatggagtcaaagtttggagcagagactgaagggatggccgTTCAGAGCCTACCCTACCTAGGGATTCAACCCATatacaccaaacccagtcactattggggatgccaagaggtgcatgctgacaggagcctgatatagctgtctcctgagatgctctgccagagcttgacaaatacagagtcaaatgcttgcagacaaccattgaattgagaatgagtccccaatggaggagttagagaaatgattgaaggagctgaatgggcttacaactccataagaacaacaatatcaaccaatcagagctcccagggactaaacctctattcaaagagtacacatggaaagacttatggctccagctgcatatgtaggagaagatggccttgttgggcaccaatgggaggagaagcccttggtcctgctaaggcttgGACCTCCCCCCTCAAGTCCCCCCTTGgtgttggggaatgtcagggaggggaggcaggatagaagaagggaagggctgatgagatagggggtttatggatgggaaacggggaaagggaataatatttgaaatgtaaataaataaataaaaatccaataaactcCTTCctatcaaatgaaataaaaagatacaACTTCCCAGTGTGCTTAGTTATACCTGAATGATTGTTAGGGAAGGATTATTGAATTTTGAGAACCTTCACTAAAGCTCCTTTAAATTGTTTGTTGTTAAACAGTGAAAAACTTCTATGTCATCCTTTACACTGCAAAACAATAAAATTTCAGAGTCATTAAATGATCTTTCAGTGATCACATATAAAAGTATTGTCGGAGTACATGACTCTTGGACTAACAATATTGTCTTTGTTGGCAACAGGTAGTTGAGAATTCTGCCCCAGCTCTATCAAGCAAATTGTTGACCTGATACGTCAAAGGTTGAAATGCAGGGTGCTTAAACAATATACTGAATCAGAGAATTGGGACTCAGTATTCTTGGTATTTCCCTGGGCTGAATCCTCTGTACCAGGCTCTTGGTTGGGCTTTCACTGTCTCTGGGAATATATTGCTTTCTCATGAATCCttgctccctctcttcctctctccctctctccctctctccctctttttctcccttcctcctttcctccctgctATATTCAAACTGCCTCACATTCATAATGACTCCAAGTGAGACTAAAAGCTAAAGCTGGCAGTATTAACTCATAACTTTCCTCTCTTACCTGTATGCACACGCACAAAGACAGATTTAATTGAATGCGTGTGAAAGTGGGCTTTTGCAATTACATAAAACTTATGCTTATACTTACATTTTCTATTAAATTATTTATAGCTCCCATTTCGGTTATATTGTGAGTGACATGAACAGCTATTGATACTTTGGATATCTTTATGTATGGAGATAATAAATGAAAGGCTGAAGTAAATGGGAATTTTGACCTGCTTAGTACAGTGCGAGGAGGCACCTTAGCTAATTTTCCTCATTATACCTGGTTGGAGTCCCATGGGCCTTTTGGCAGCAGGTTTGAAGTATGTGGCGGGATGCTTATTAGAGGGTGAGATCCATGAACTACCAGGGCAACCATCACGTACGTGAATTTGACCTGGCAGTAAGTGAAAGTGCACCGGTCCTTTTGTTGGGAAAACACTAGAACAGGTAAGATATTAAGACCTCTATGATAAAAAGAGACTGCTGAAGTTTAACTGGAGGGTGGgacaaagtaaagaaaagaagcaCATGAGTGGGG is part of the Rattus norvegicus strain BN/NHsdMcwi chromosome 1, GRCr8, whole genome shotgun sequence genome and harbors:
- the Or52r7 gene encoding olfactory receptor 52R1-like, translated to MTHSLRLASHSTSVILLGIPGLENYQFWAAFPFCVMYVVAVTGNIIILYIIQIDHVLPGPMYLFLAMLATTDLILSSSTQHKMLAILWFHDHENEYNACLIQVFFTHAFSSVESGVVMALTLCCYVTICFPLMFSWMPICLSHIVSYTYYEQVTMLIQICNILDHDPFLMAFSVVIFDIVNMTIGVTQVVLKLETLYLVFSTDSCSYTNMLCSKLPPPITLASALSEWLLSFCCL